The genomic interval AACTAGGTCGTGCAGTCGGTTCAACATTAAAGGAATTTAAAAAATCAACACGAGAACTGGTCTCAGATGATGAGCCAGATCAAGATCAATCAACAATTAAGAACGAAAAAGCAATGAAATAAGATAAATCTAGTAGGATGTGAGTTTCTCATGTAACTTGCATCTTCTTTT from Metabacillus sediminilitoris carries:
- a CDS encoding twin-arginine translocase TatA/TatE family subunit, whose amino-acid sequence is MLQNIGIPGLILVLVIALIIFGPSKLPELGRAVGSTLKEFKKSTRELVSDDEPDQDQSTIKNEKAMK